The region tccagctaatcccaggcccatctctcttcaaagctgtgcagccaagacggctgacagaatggcactcaacagactggagtggaaaatgcctaaactgcaccatgatatgtatgcctatagaagaggggttggcacaatggaatgtattacaactctgttagcccacatgaatgacagaccaggaatgctgatattcctggacctcgaaaaagcctttgaactggctagcgccccagctattctctgctgcctcattgacaaagaggtcagaggtaacctgctctcctggaccaaaaactgtctcataaacagagaagcaagagtgaaacttcatggcacagtctctgagtacaaaagacatgaaaatggtacaccacaaggaggtattctcagccctcttctcttcaactgtttaatggaaagaataatgaggttgaaactcccacatcactgcaggctgctaaactacgcggacgactttgtcatcatcataaaaggaagggatgcggcgcgccttgcacccaaatgcttagactgcatcagtaaagaggcaaaacagattgggatcaaactcaacccctcaaagtcaaaggccatgcccataaaaatagcgaagcccaacatccaactcacagtacagggtcaaccaatagaatgggtcgacacctatcagtatctaggaatcatcctggacacacacatgaatttcaatgctgaggtcacttacttgagagagcgaactgcggcccggacggcaatcctcaggtcgctaacctccctttctggaggagccaatctgcaagtccttcgcacatactatgtacaggcagtcagatcagtgatcgattatgccgcacctgcactcacaaatctatcacaccaacagtggaaaaagcttgaagttgcccaaaacaatgctatgagagctgcactgggagcccccatgtggaccaggcttgaaactcttagactggagacgggttggccctctctacaagaaagaatatcacaaaggacagctacaattatcagtaagttaattatttcttctgatccaatcccagtacggcaggccttggtggttggattaggccaaaacaatggaaactcttgggttgcaagagcatgaaaagtcctaaacagactacatttaaaaaacatgattcttgatagagagggtgatcatccacacccaaattacactccttccacgccgtgggaagagcctactttcaaaatagtaataaaaagcctcccaatgaaaaaggctgcctatgatccgacaatcctaaggcgcataatagaagagcaaatgtatagcatagcagtagcaggagtcacccacatcttcacagacggatcggtggacacagaaaatgagagtgctggcgctgctctttgcacgaccagcgtacaggcatattggagactgggaggactagtatcatcaacccaaagtgagctgtttgccatacaacaggcattcgcatatgtgattgcacaaaacactcaaaatgcaatcatacacaaagactcaaaagctgcacttcaaatactaggacaaaaacagtggaaagataatgtggaaataattaccaccattttgtatcttggagcagtcgctaaaggcaaaggactcaacataactttaaactggattccatcccattaaatgaaaaagctgatgaaattgctaaattggcaactcgtcatccagtgatacatcaaacaattcaacccagcctagagaacataaaaaacatcatcaccaaaaaactctcacatctcaacaaagcctacctacaccagagaatagctgaaggttcgccatctgcaacatggtatcttcaggcaaccaaattagaaaggttaaatatcccaaaaggaatccacagggaaatagcagttaggctatatagactacgtctaggttacagatgcaactgggagattggtgaaccccgacagagagagtgcatcttctgccaaactgtcacagaaaagccattacttcactatcttctggaatgtgaagcaaccaatgaccttagaagagctttaagagttcctgaatcatgcagtggccaccctgaagccatcaacacagccactctaatggtcaacaaaggtgtccagcagctggacaccctcataaagactgtgaagcagtatcctccccagcgataacagcttgatggttaaatgcaacctcagaatactgagaaaaaaaaaaattgtaccacttacgggctattcatgcccgtgccacctcttaggtggcttaatctttatcaatcaatcagtggGAACCACTTGTCAAGCGTCGCTGTGTTCAGAAATTCACTGCTGGAGTAAGAGCTTCCAGTGACTGGGCTGAGAGAGGCGCTGGCACGTCTACCCCCTACACTTTATTGTCGTCTACTGGGGTACAGTGTTTGAAGGGAGCTGATTTGCCCGACCCTCGAGACGTCACCGTCTAGGGTGGCCGCTGATGGGTGGAGGCGCCACATGTACACAAACCGACCAGGACCGTTAGGGTACTAGCAGGCAACCACTCGTGGTGAATGGTGGTAGCTTGTGGTGgacgttggttgtggtggtggatggcggtaagctgtggtggtggtaggctttggtggtggtggtaggttgtgCTGATGGATGGTGGTTGATGGGGGTGGGCTTTGGTGGTGGTAGATAGTGGTAGGCGAGCGGCAACAGGTAGCAGACTGTGGCCGGccgcctgtactcacctagttgtgcttgcgggggttgagctatggctctttggtcccgcctctcaactgtcaatcaactggtgtacagattcctgagcctactgggctctatcatatctacatgtaaaactgtgtatggagtcagactccaccacatcactgcctaatgcattccatccattaactactctgacactgaaaaagttccttctaacggccCGTGGCTCATGCGggtactcagtttcaacctgtgtccccttgttcgcgtcgcgCCAGTGTGGCCGCCCGCCTGTGGTCGCCCACCTGTGGCCGCCCACCTGTGGCCgcccacctttgtccccttgttcgcgtcccgccagtgtggcAGCCCACCTGTGGccgcccacctgtgtccccttgttcgcgtcccgccagtgtggcCGCCCACCTGTGGccgcccacctgtgtccccttgttcgcgtcccgccagtgtggcCGCCCGCCTGTGGCCGCCCACCTGTGGCcgcccgcctgtgtccccttgttcgcgtcccgccagtgtggcCGCCCGCCTGTGGCCGCCCTACTGTGGCTGCCCGCCTGTGGCCGCCCACCTGTGGCCGCCTGCCTGTGGCCGCCCACCTGTGGCCGCCCACCTGTGGCCGCCTGCCTGTGGCCGCCCACCTGTGGCCGCCCGCCTGTGGCCGCCCACCTTTGGCCGCCCGCCTGTGGCCGCCCACCTGTGGCCGCCCGCCTGTGGCCGCCCACCTGTGGCCGCCCACCTGTGGCCGCCCGCCTGTGTCCGCCCGCCTGTGGCCGCCCACCTGTGGACGCCCGCCTGTGGCCGCCCACCTGTGGACGCCCGCCTGTGGCCGCCCGCCTGTGTCCGCCCGCCTGTGGCCGCCCGCCTGTGGACGCCCGCCTGTGTCCGCCCGCCTGTGTCCGCCCGCCTGTGGACGCCCGCCTGTGGCCGCCCGCCTGTGTCCGCCCGCCTGTGGACGCCCGCCTGTGTTCGCCCACCTGTGTCCGCCCGCCTGTGGACGCCCACCTGTGGCCGCCCGCCTGTGGACGCCCACCTGTGTCCGCCCACCTGTGGCCGCCCACCTGTGGCCGCCCGCCTGTGGACGCCCGCCTGTGGACGCCCGCCTGTGGACGCCCACCTGTGTCCGCCCGCCTGTGGACGCCCACCTGTGGACGCCCGCCTGTGGACGCCCACCTGTGTCCGTCCGCCTGTGGACGCCCACCTGTGGCCGCCCGCCTGTGGCCGCCCACCTGTGGCCGCCCGCCTGTGGACGCCCACCTGTGTCCGTCCGCCTGTGGACGCCCACCTGTGTCCGCCCGCCTTGTGTCCGCCCGCCTGTGGCCGCCCACCTGTGGCCGCCCACCTGTGGACGCCTACCTGTGGACGCCCGCCTGTGTCCGCCCGCCTGTGGACGCCCGCCTGTGTCCGCCCACCTGTGGCCGCCCGCCTGTGGCCGCCCGCCTGTGGCCGCCCGCCTGTGGCCGCCCACCTGTGGCCGCCCACCTGTGGACGCCCGCCTGTGTCCGCCCGCCTGTGGACGCCTGCCTGTGGCCGCCCGCCTGTGTCCGCCCGCCTGTAGACGCCCGCCTGTGTCCGCCCCCCTGTGGCCGCCCGCCTGTGGACGCCCACCTGTGTCCGCCCACCTGTGGCCGCCCGCCTGTGGACGCCCACCTGTGGCCGCCCGCCTGTGGACGCCCACCTGTGGCCGCCCGCCTGTGGACGCCCACCTGTGTCCGCCCACCTGTGGCCGCCCGCCTGTGGACGCCCACCTGTGGCCGCCCGCCTGTGGCCGCCCACCTGTGGCCGCCCGCCTGTGGCCGCCCACCTGTGGCCGCCCACCTGTGGCCGCCCGCCTGTGGCCGCCCACCTGTGGCCGCCCACCTGTGGCCGCCCACCTGTGTCCGCCCACCTGTGGCCGCCCGCCTGTGGACGCCCGCCTGTGTCCGCCCGCCTGTGGCCGCCCACCTGTGGCCGCCCACCTGTGGACGCCCGCCTGTGTCCGCCCGCCTGTGGACGCCTGCCTGTGGCCGCCCGCCTGTGTCCGCCCGCCTGTAGACGCCCGCCTGTGTCCGCCCCCCTGTGGCCGCCCGCCTGTGGACGCCCACCTGTGTCCGCCCACCTGTGGCCGCCCGCCTGTGGACGCCCACCTGTGGCCGCCCGCCTGTGGACGCCCACCTGTGGCCGCCCGCCTGTGGACGCCCACCTGTGTCCGCCCACCTGTGGCCGCCCGCCTGTGGACGCCCACCTGTGGCCGCCCGCCTGTGGCCGCCCACCTGTGGCCGCCCGCCTGTGGCCGCCCACCTGTGGCCGCCCACCTGTGGCCGCCCGCCTGTGGCCGCCCACCTGTGGCCGCCCACCTGTGGCCGCCCACCTGTGGCCGCCCACCTGTGGCCGACCGCCtgcggggagggagattagattaagtGCTTGTCTGATAAATGCTGAGgccatagaggggaattgtcttactgtggatgaaatgctaagtgatcattttttATTACGAACACAGCTTCAACTAAATAACAAGAATGCCTGCCTTCGGAGGAAAAGTTAGAGTTTAATgaaggagaattaaggggtcttgttggtcatgaagtcttggtatgatacttataatatCAGTATCAGTATGAAGGCTGATACTTCAGCCTTCATACGGCTGAAACATTTTATGAAGatctaattaaggaggtagatgtatgtaATGCGACATTGAACTGAAGATCATCCACTATATAAAAGCATGATTATATAAAGCAGTATATAAAAAGACAAGAAGACTCagatgtggtatcaaggttgtatgtcaggtgtgagatcttttgaactcggcacacctcagggaggagtgttgagtcccaccctgtttaatgtactagtgaataagatagcatctgagagatactcaaatggggtaactccgatcatatatgccgatgttattttgtttcagGACAAAGATATTTCATAGGTTCAAACGGTGTTGtgtaatttcggaaacctgtgtcaccatatggggctggtggttaatgaagacaaaactaagtttgaatgtagaagtcggaggcccattatattgtaaataaaagataaaaatatagagagagttaactatatacaaatatttaggcatatatgttgtatatacttattagagtttggaagctgagatgaacagactgttgggtcaatgtcggaagagattacaacctctgaaggccttggcatgctgtggaaagggagtgggagtccctgtgcttagaatgatatacttgagtactgtaagatcccttattgattatgctacacctgtcatttcttgttttgctaaaggtaggatgggcaagttggaggaggtacaaaatgaagccatgagaattatcttaggatgcccaagaaacgtTATgactgagataatgaggatggagttgaatctgcagagtattggggatagaatttcaaagataaatgtagcctctgccattagattaatgagaagtggggggagctaatgaattaatcctttcTGTTCAAAAGatgggaagtaatgaacaatgtatgataaAGAAGAGAGCATGTATGAGTACCTTATGCTCTAATGTTATAAAATATGATGTTATTCCA is a window of Procambarus clarkii isolate CNS0578487 chromosome 41, FALCON_Pclarkii_2.0, whole genome shotgun sequence DNA encoding:
- the LOC138373239 gene encoding basic proline-rich protein-like, with the protein product MFNEEKFQLMRYGKIENIKAKTTYKTQCGRPPVVAHLWPPTCGRPPLSPCSRPASVAAHLWPPTCVPLFASRQCGRPPVAAHLCPLVRVPPVWPPACGRPPVAARLCPLVRVPPVWPPACGRPTVAARLWPPTCGRLPVAAHLWPPTCGRLPVAAHLWPPACGRPPLAARLWPPTCGRPPVAAHLWPPTCGRPPVSARLWPPTCGRPPVAAHLWTPACGRPPVSARLWPPACGRPPVSARLCPPACGRPPVAARLCPPACGRPPVFAHLCPPACGRPPVAARLWTPTCVRPPVAAHLWPPACGRPPVDARLWTPTCVRPPVDAHLWTPACGRPPVSVRLWTPTCGRPPVAAHLWPPACGRPPVSVRLWTPTCVRPPCVRPPVAAHLWPPTCGRLPVDARLCPPACGRPPVSAHLWPPACGRPPVAARLWPPTCGRPPVDARLCPPACGRLPVAARLCPPACRRPPVSAPLWPPACGRPPVSAHLWPPACGRPPVAARLWTPTCGRPPVDAHLCPPTCGRPPVDAHLWPPACGRPPVAARLWPPTCGRPPVAARLWPPTCGRPPVAAHLCPPTCGRPPVDARLCPPACGRPPVAAHLWTPACVRPPVDACLWPPACVRPPVDARLCPPPCGRPPVDAHLCPPTCGRPPVDAHLWPPACGRPPVAARLWTPTCVRPPVAARLWTPTCGRPPVAAHLWPPACGRPPVAAHLWPPACGRPPVAAHLWPPTCGRPPVADRLRGGRLD